The Populus trichocarpa isolate Nisqually-1 chromosome 11, P.trichocarpa_v4.1, whole genome shotgun sequence genome has a segment encoding these proteins:
- the LOC7497005 gene encoding G-type lectin S-receptor-like serine/threonine-protein kinase At1g11300 isoform X1, whose protein sequence is MDHGRFTSTIAFLLILYCFCWEFGASVDTITSSQYIKDPEDIVSAGNKFKLGFFSPVNSTNRYAAIWYSNISITTPVWVANRNMPLNDSSGIMTISEDGNLVVLNGQKEILWSSNVSTGMNDSRAQLMDDGNLVLGGSENGNSLWQSFQEPSDTYMPKMRLTANSRTGKKTLLKSWTSVSDPSIGSISGGIDPSRIPQFYIWNGSRPIWRTGPWNGQVFIGIPEMVSVYLDGFNIADEGNGTFTLSVGFANESLISNYILSSEGKFGKVLWDDTEGSWRYEWKFPKDECDVYGKCGSFGSCNPKDSPICSCLKGFEPKNADEWNNGNWTNGCVRRRELQCERTQNGGQVGKEDGFLKLERMKVPDFSEWLSSTSEHTCKNECLNINCSCIAYSYYPGFGCMLWRGNLTDLKKFPIKAADLYIRLADSELDNKKINLKVIISLTVVVGAIAIAICVFYSWRRIDRKRKSKKVFLSKRKVGYPILSDENMIQDNLNHVKLQELPLFSLQTLIAATDNFNTANKLGQGGFGPVYKVEILQGNLSDGQEIAVKRLSRSSGQGLEEFMNEVVVISKLQHRNLVRILGCCVEGEEKMLIYEYMPNKSLDAFLFDSLRKQLLDWKNRFKIVEGICRGLLYLHRDSRLRIIHRDLKASNILLDQELNPKISDFGMARIFGNHEDQANTRRVVGTYGYMSPEYAMEGRFSEKSDVFSFGVLLLETISGRKNTSFYGNEEDLSLLGYAWKLWNEGNIAALVDPGISYPSFHEEIFRCVHVGLLCVQEFAKDRPAIFTVISMLNSEIADLPTPKQPAFSERRSELDTKSLQHDQRPESINNVTVTLLSGR, encoded by the exons ATGGATCATGGCAGATTCACATCCACAATAGCTTTTCTCCTAAtactatattgtttttgttgggAATTTGGAGCTTCCGTAGATACCATTACATCATCTCAGTATATCAAAGATCCTGAAGATATAGTCTCTGCTGGGAACAAGTTCAAACTGGGATTTTTCAGCCCTGTAAATTCCACAAATCGTTATGCAGCGATATGGTACAGTAATATTTCTATTACAACTCCAGTTTGGGTGGCTAACAGAAATATGCCACTCAACGATTCTTCTGGGATTATGACAATATCTGAAGATGGAAATCTTGTTGTTTTGAATGGTCAGAAAGAAATTCTTTGGTCATCAAATGTCTCGACTGGAATGAATGATTCAAGAGCGCAGCTTATGGATGATGGAAACCTTGTCTTGGGAGGGAGTGAAAATGGGAACAGCTTATGGCAGAGTTTCCAGGAACCTTCAGATACTTACATGCCAAAGATGAGACTTACTGCTAATTCCAGAACAGGTAAAAAGACGCTACTAAAATCATGGACAAGCGTTTCGGATCCATCAATCGGAAGCATCTCTGGTGGTATTGATCCTTCAAGAATTCCTCAGTTTTACATTTGGAATGGTAGTCGTCCAATCTGGCGTACAGGTCCCTGGAATGGTCAGGTTTTTATTGGAATTCCTGAAATGGTATCTGTTTATCTTGATGGATTTAATATTGCAGATGAAGGAAATGGAACTTTTACTCTAAGTGTTGGTTTCGCTAACGAGTCTTTAATCAGCAATTATATCCTGAGTTCTGAAGGTAAATTCGGAAAAGTACTTTGGGATGATACGGAGGGGTCATGGAGATATGAGTGGAAATTTCCTAAAGATGAGTGTGATGTTTATGGAAAGTGCGGGTCATTTGGAAGCTGTAACCCAAAGGATTCACCAATTTGCAGTTGTTTAAaaggttttgaaccaaaaaatgCAGACGAATGGAATAATGGAAATTGGACTAATGGTTGTGTTAGGAGGAGGGAATTGCAATGTGAAAGAACACAAAATGGTGGTCAAGTGGGCAAAGAAGACGGGTTTTTGAAACTGGAAAGGATGAAAGTGCCAGACTTTTCTGAGTGGTTATCTTCGACATCCGAACACACTTGTAAAAACGAGTGCTTGAATATTAATTGCTCTTGCATAGCTTATTCATATTATCCAGGTTTTGGATGTATGTTATGGAGGGGGAACTTAACAGATTTAAAGAAGTTTCCCATAAAAGCGGCAGATCTTTACATTCGCCTAGCTGATTCAGAActtg ataataaaaagataaaccTGAAAGTAATTATCAGTTTAACAGTGGTCGTGGGAGCGATTGCCATTGCGATCTGTGTGTTTTATTCCTGGAGGCGGATAG ACAGGAAGAGGAAAAGCAAGAAGGTATTCTTATCAAAAAGGAAGGTAGGATATCCAATATTATCAGATGAAAACATGATCCAAGATAACTTGAACCATGTTAAACTTCAAGAACTACCTCTGTTCAGTTTACAAACGCTGATAGCTGCAACAGACAACTTTAATACAGCCAATAAGCTCGGGCAGGGTGGATTTGGTCCAGTATACAAg GTAGAAATTTTGCAGGGAAATTTGTCAGATGGACAGGAAATAGCTGTGAAAAGACTCTCTAGATCATCTGGACAAGGACTTGAAGAATTTATGAATGAGGTTGTGGTGATTTCTAAACTGCAACACAGAAATCTTGTAAGAATTCTTGGTTGTTGTGTTGAAGGAGAGGAAAAGATGTTGATCTATGAATACATGCCAAATAAAAGCTTGGATGCATTTCTTTTTG ATTCTCTTAGAAAGCAACTTCTAGATTGGAAAAATCGTTTCAAAATCGTGGAAGGAATCTGTCGAGGTCTGCTTTACCTTCACAGGGATTCTAGGCTACGGATTATTCATCGAGATCTGAAGGCAAGTAACATCCTACTGGACCAAGAACTGAATCCAAAAATCTCAGATTTCGGAATGGCTAGGATATTTGGTAACCACGAAGACCAAGCTAACACTAGAAGGGTTGTTGGAACATA CGGCTATATGTCCCCTGAATATGCCATGGAAGGTCGATTTTCAGAGAAATCCGATGTCTTTAGCTTTGGAGTTTTGTTGTTAGAGACTATAAGTGGAAGAAAAAATACCAGTTTCTATGGAAACGAGGAAGATTTGAGCCTGCTAGGATAT GCCTGGAAATTGTGGAACGAGGGCAACATTGCAGCTCTGGTAGATCCTGGAATTTCATATCCTTCTTTCCATGAGGAGATTTTTCGTTGCGTACACGTTGGATTGCTATGTGTTCAGGAATTTGCAAAAGACAGGCCAGCTATATTCACTGTCATTTCCATGCTAAATAGTGAAATTGCGGATCTTCCCACTCCCAAGCAACCTGCATTTTCAGAAAGGCGGAGTGAGCTAGACACAAAGTCCCTTCAGCACGACCAGAGGCCAGAATCCATCAACAACGTCACGGTTACACTTCTTTCCGGCCGTTAG
- the LOC7497005 gene encoding G-type lectin S-receptor-like serine/threonine-protein kinase At1g11300 isoform X2: protein MDHGRFTSTIAFLLILYCFCWEFGASVDTITSSQYIKDPEDIVSAGNKFKLGFFSPVNSTNRYAAIWYSNISITTPVWVANRNMPLNDSSGIMTISEDGNLVVLNGQKEILWSSNVSTGMNDSRAQLMDDGNLVLGGSENGNSLWQSFQEPSDTYMPKMRLTANSRTGKKTLLKSWTSVSDPSIGSISGGIDPSRIPQFYIWNGSRPIWRTGPWNGQVFIGIPEMVSVYLDGFNIADEGNGTFTLSVGFANESLISNYILSSEGKFGKVLWDDTEGSWRYEWKFPKDECDVYGKCGSFGSCNPKDSPICSCLKGFEPKNADEWNNGNWTNGCVRRRELQCERTQNGGQVGKEDGFLKLERMKVPDFSEWLSSTSEHTCKNECLNINCSCIAYSYYPGFGCMLWRGNLTDLKKFPIKAADLYIRLADSELDNKKINLKVIISLTVVVGAIAIAICVFYSWRRIDRKRKSKKVFLSKRKVGYPILSDENMIQDNLNHVKLQELPLFSLQTLIAATDNFNTANKLGQGGFGPVYKGNLSDGQEIAVKRLSRSSGQGLEEFMNEVVVISKLQHRNLVRILGCCVEGEEKMLIYEYMPNKSLDAFLFDSLRKQLLDWKNRFKIVEGICRGLLYLHRDSRLRIIHRDLKASNILLDQELNPKISDFGMARIFGNHEDQANTRRVVGTYGYMSPEYAMEGRFSEKSDVFSFGVLLLETISGRKNTSFYGNEEDLSLLGYAWKLWNEGNIAALVDPGISYPSFHEEIFRCVHVGLLCVQEFAKDRPAIFTVISMLNSEIADLPTPKQPAFSERRSELDTKSLQHDQRPESINNVTVTLLSGR, encoded by the exons ATGGATCATGGCAGATTCACATCCACAATAGCTTTTCTCCTAAtactatattgtttttgttgggAATTTGGAGCTTCCGTAGATACCATTACATCATCTCAGTATATCAAAGATCCTGAAGATATAGTCTCTGCTGGGAACAAGTTCAAACTGGGATTTTTCAGCCCTGTAAATTCCACAAATCGTTATGCAGCGATATGGTACAGTAATATTTCTATTACAACTCCAGTTTGGGTGGCTAACAGAAATATGCCACTCAACGATTCTTCTGGGATTATGACAATATCTGAAGATGGAAATCTTGTTGTTTTGAATGGTCAGAAAGAAATTCTTTGGTCATCAAATGTCTCGACTGGAATGAATGATTCAAGAGCGCAGCTTATGGATGATGGAAACCTTGTCTTGGGAGGGAGTGAAAATGGGAACAGCTTATGGCAGAGTTTCCAGGAACCTTCAGATACTTACATGCCAAAGATGAGACTTACTGCTAATTCCAGAACAGGTAAAAAGACGCTACTAAAATCATGGACAAGCGTTTCGGATCCATCAATCGGAAGCATCTCTGGTGGTATTGATCCTTCAAGAATTCCTCAGTTTTACATTTGGAATGGTAGTCGTCCAATCTGGCGTACAGGTCCCTGGAATGGTCAGGTTTTTATTGGAATTCCTGAAATGGTATCTGTTTATCTTGATGGATTTAATATTGCAGATGAAGGAAATGGAACTTTTACTCTAAGTGTTGGTTTCGCTAACGAGTCTTTAATCAGCAATTATATCCTGAGTTCTGAAGGTAAATTCGGAAAAGTACTTTGGGATGATACGGAGGGGTCATGGAGATATGAGTGGAAATTTCCTAAAGATGAGTGTGATGTTTATGGAAAGTGCGGGTCATTTGGAAGCTGTAACCCAAAGGATTCACCAATTTGCAGTTGTTTAAaaggttttgaaccaaaaaatgCAGACGAATGGAATAATGGAAATTGGACTAATGGTTGTGTTAGGAGGAGGGAATTGCAATGTGAAAGAACACAAAATGGTGGTCAAGTGGGCAAAGAAGACGGGTTTTTGAAACTGGAAAGGATGAAAGTGCCAGACTTTTCTGAGTGGTTATCTTCGACATCCGAACACACTTGTAAAAACGAGTGCTTGAATATTAATTGCTCTTGCATAGCTTATTCATATTATCCAGGTTTTGGATGTATGTTATGGAGGGGGAACTTAACAGATTTAAAGAAGTTTCCCATAAAAGCGGCAGATCTTTACATTCGCCTAGCTGATTCAGAActtg ataataaaaagataaaccTGAAAGTAATTATCAGTTTAACAGTGGTCGTGGGAGCGATTGCCATTGCGATCTGTGTGTTTTATTCCTGGAGGCGGATAG ACAGGAAGAGGAAAAGCAAGAAGGTATTCTTATCAAAAAGGAAGGTAGGATATCCAATATTATCAGATGAAAACATGATCCAAGATAACTTGAACCATGTTAAACTTCAAGAACTACCTCTGTTCAGTTTACAAACGCTGATAGCTGCAACAGACAACTTTAATACAGCCAATAAGCTCGGGCAGGGTGGATTTGGTCCAGTATACAAg GGAAATTTGTCAGATGGACAGGAAATAGCTGTGAAAAGACTCTCTAGATCATCTGGACAAGGACTTGAAGAATTTATGAATGAGGTTGTGGTGATTTCTAAACTGCAACACAGAAATCTTGTAAGAATTCTTGGTTGTTGTGTTGAAGGAGAGGAAAAGATGTTGATCTATGAATACATGCCAAATAAAAGCTTGGATGCATTTCTTTTTG ATTCTCTTAGAAAGCAACTTCTAGATTGGAAAAATCGTTTCAAAATCGTGGAAGGAATCTGTCGAGGTCTGCTTTACCTTCACAGGGATTCTAGGCTACGGATTATTCATCGAGATCTGAAGGCAAGTAACATCCTACTGGACCAAGAACTGAATCCAAAAATCTCAGATTTCGGAATGGCTAGGATATTTGGTAACCACGAAGACCAAGCTAACACTAGAAGGGTTGTTGGAACATA CGGCTATATGTCCCCTGAATATGCCATGGAAGGTCGATTTTCAGAGAAATCCGATGTCTTTAGCTTTGGAGTTTTGTTGTTAGAGACTATAAGTGGAAGAAAAAATACCAGTTTCTATGGAAACGAGGAAGATTTGAGCCTGCTAGGATAT GCCTGGAAATTGTGGAACGAGGGCAACATTGCAGCTCTGGTAGATCCTGGAATTTCATATCCTTCTTTCCATGAGGAGATTTTTCGTTGCGTACACGTTGGATTGCTATGTGTTCAGGAATTTGCAAAAGACAGGCCAGCTATATTCACTGTCATTTCCATGCTAAATAGTGAAATTGCGGATCTTCCCACTCCCAAGCAACCTGCATTTTCAGAAAGGCGGAGTGAGCTAGACACAAAGTCCCTTCAGCACGACCAGAGGCCAGAATCCATCAACAACGTCACGGTTACACTTCTTTCCGGCCGTTAG
- the LOC7497005 gene encoding G-type lectin S-receptor-like serine/threonine-protein kinase At1g11330 isoform X3, with protein sequence MKEILWSSNVSTGMNDSRAQLMDDGNLVLGGSENGNSLWQSFQEPSDTYMPKMRLTANSRTGKKTLLKSWTSVSDPSIGSISGGIDPSRIPQFYIWNGSRPIWRTGPWNGQVFIGIPEMVSVYLDGFNIADEGNGTFTLSVGFANESLISNYILSSEGKFGKVLWDDTEGSWRYEWKFPKDECDVYGKCGSFGSCNPKDSPICSCLKGFEPKNADEWNNGNWTNGCVRRRELQCERTQNGGQVGKEDGFLKLERMKVPDFSEWLSSTSEHTCKNECLNINCSCIAYSYYPGFGCMLWRGNLTDLKKFPIKAADLYIRLADSELDNKKINLKVIISLTVVVGAIAIAICVFYSWRRIDRKRKSKKVFLSKRKVGYPILSDENMIQDNLNHVKLQELPLFSLQTLIAATDNFNTANKLGQGGFGPVYKVEILQGNLSDGQEIAVKRLSRSSGQGLEEFMNEVVVISKLQHRNLVRILGCCVEGEEKMLIYEYMPNKSLDAFLFDSLRKQLLDWKNRFKIVEGICRGLLYLHRDSRLRIIHRDLKASNILLDQELNPKISDFGMARIFGNHEDQANTRRVVGTYGYMSPEYAMEGRFSEKSDVFSFGVLLLETISGRKNTSFYGNEEDLSLLGYAWKLWNEGNIAALVDPGISYPSFHEEIFRCVHVGLLCVQEFAKDRPAIFTVISMLNSEIADLPTPKQPAFSERRSELDTKSLQHDQRPESINNVTVTLLSGR encoded by the exons ATG AAAGAAATTCTTTGGTCATCAAATGTCTCGACTGGAATGAATGATTCAAGAGCGCAGCTTATGGATGATGGAAACCTTGTCTTGGGAGGGAGTGAAAATGGGAACAGCTTATGGCAGAGTTTCCAGGAACCTTCAGATACTTACATGCCAAAGATGAGACTTACTGCTAATTCCAGAACAGGTAAAAAGACGCTACTAAAATCATGGACAAGCGTTTCGGATCCATCAATCGGAAGCATCTCTGGTGGTATTGATCCTTCAAGAATTCCTCAGTTTTACATTTGGAATGGTAGTCGTCCAATCTGGCGTACAGGTCCCTGGAATGGTCAGGTTTTTATTGGAATTCCTGAAATGGTATCTGTTTATCTTGATGGATTTAATATTGCAGATGAAGGAAATGGAACTTTTACTCTAAGTGTTGGTTTCGCTAACGAGTCTTTAATCAGCAATTATATCCTGAGTTCTGAAGGTAAATTCGGAAAAGTACTTTGGGATGATACGGAGGGGTCATGGAGATATGAGTGGAAATTTCCTAAAGATGAGTGTGATGTTTATGGAAAGTGCGGGTCATTTGGAAGCTGTAACCCAAAGGATTCACCAATTTGCAGTTGTTTAAaaggttttgaaccaaaaaatgCAGACGAATGGAATAATGGAAATTGGACTAATGGTTGTGTTAGGAGGAGGGAATTGCAATGTGAAAGAACACAAAATGGTGGTCAAGTGGGCAAAGAAGACGGGTTTTTGAAACTGGAAAGGATGAAAGTGCCAGACTTTTCTGAGTGGTTATCTTCGACATCCGAACACACTTGTAAAAACGAGTGCTTGAATATTAATTGCTCTTGCATAGCTTATTCATATTATCCAGGTTTTGGATGTATGTTATGGAGGGGGAACTTAACAGATTTAAAGAAGTTTCCCATAAAAGCGGCAGATCTTTACATTCGCCTAGCTGATTCAGAActtg ataataaaaagataaaccTGAAAGTAATTATCAGTTTAACAGTGGTCGTGGGAGCGATTGCCATTGCGATCTGTGTGTTTTATTCCTGGAGGCGGATAG ACAGGAAGAGGAAAAGCAAGAAGGTATTCTTATCAAAAAGGAAGGTAGGATATCCAATATTATCAGATGAAAACATGATCCAAGATAACTTGAACCATGTTAAACTTCAAGAACTACCTCTGTTCAGTTTACAAACGCTGATAGCTGCAACAGACAACTTTAATACAGCCAATAAGCTCGGGCAGGGTGGATTTGGTCCAGTATACAAg GTAGAAATTTTGCAGGGAAATTTGTCAGATGGACAGGAAATAGCTGTGAAAAGACTCTCTAGATCATCTGGACAAGGACTTGAAGAATTTATGAATGAGGTTGTGGTGATTTCTAAACTGCAACACAGAAATCTTGTAAGAATTCTTGGTTGTTGTGTTGAAGGAGAGGAAAAGATGTTGATCTATGAATACATGCCAAATAAAAGCTTGGATGCATTTCTTTTTG ATTCTCTTAGAAAGCAACTTCTAGATTGGAAAAATCGTTTCAAAATCGTGGAAGGAATCTGTCGAGGTCTGCTTTACCTTCACAGGGATTCTAGGCTACGGATTATTCATCGAGATCTGAAGGCAAGTAACATCCTACTGGACCAAGAACTGAATCCAAAAATCTCAGATTTCGGAATGGCTAGGATATTTGGTAACCACGAAGACCAAGCTAACACTAGAAGGGTTGTTGGAACATA CGGCTATATGTCCCCTGAATATGCCATGGAAGGTCGATTTTCAGAGAAATCCGATGTCTTTAGCTTTGGAGTTTTGTTGTTAGAGACTATAAGTGGAAGAAAAAATACCAGTTTCTATGGAAACGAGGAAGATTTGAGCCTGCTAGGATAT GCCTGGAAATTGTGGAACGAGGGCAACATTGCAGCTCTGGTAGATCCTGGAATTTCATATCCTTCTTTCCATGAGGAGATTTTTCGTTGCGTACACGTTGGATTGCTATGTGTTCAGGAATTTGCAAAAGACAGGCCAGCTATATTCACTGTCATTTCCATGCTAAATAGTGAAATTGCGGATCTTCCCACTCCCAAGCAACCTGCATTTTCAGAAAGGCGGAGTGAGCTAGACACAAAGTCCCTTCAGCACGACCAGAGGCCAGAATCCATCAACAACGTCACGGTTACACTTCTTTCCGGCCGTTAG